One genomic region from Curtobacterium sp. 9128 encodes:
- a CDS encoding MFS transporter: MTAMFRSLSGRNYRIWFAGALVSNVGTWMQRTAQDWIVLTQLTHDNAIAVGITMALQFGPQLLLLPWTGLVADRFDRRRTLMVTQALMGMLGLGLGIMVVTDTATLLWLYAFALALGIVAAFDTPVRQAFVSDVVTGEHVANAVALNSASFNAARLIGPAVAGVLIAAIGSGWVFIINAASFAAVLGALRFVDPEQLADRVRAKRGKGQITAGFRYVRTRPDIIVVLCMIFVVGTFGVNFPIFTSTMARVEFHKGAGEFGLLNSVMAIGSVLGALLSARRDRPRMRLLVFASAGFGLACTAAAFAPTYWTFAIVLVFVGLASLTFMTTANALVQTTTAPAMRGRVMALYMAIFAGGTPIGAPIVGAVADAWGPRWAIGVGAASGFVALAIALVWLVRFQHYRVRYDADNRLHMAVTHSIPVVGTRASRAEIRQDLERDEAVADRSSAV; encoded by the coding sequence TTCCGGTCCCTCTCGGGACGCAACTACCGCATCTGGTTCGCAGGTGCCCTGGTGTCGAACGTCGGCACCTGGATGCAGCGGACCGCGCAGGACTGGATCGTCCTGACGCAGCTCACGCACGACAACGCCATCGCGGTCGGCATCACCATGGCACTGCAGTTCGGGCCGCAACTCCTCCTGCTGCCCTGGACCGGACTCGTCGCCGACCGCTTCGACCGCCGCCGCACGCTCATGGTGACCCAGGCCCTGATGGGGATGCTCGGCCTCGGGCTCGGCATCATGGTCGTGACGGACACCGCCACGCTGCTGTGGCTCTACGCCTTCGCCCTGGCACTCGGCATCGTGGCCGCGTTCGACACCCCGGTGCGCCAGGCCTTCGTCTCCGACGTCGTCACCGGCGAGCACGTCGCGAACGCCGTCGCGCTGAACTCCGCGTCCTTCAACGCCGCCCGACTCATCGGGCCGGCAGTCGCCGGCGTGCTCATCGCCGCGATCGGTTCCGGCTGGGTGTTCATCATCAACGCGGCCTCGTTCGCCGCGGTCCTCGGCGCCCTGCGCTTCGTCGACCCCGAACAGCTCGCGGACCGGGTCCGTGCAAAGCGTGGCAAGGGGCAGATCACCGCCGGCTTCCGGTACGTCCGCACACGCCCCGACATCATCGTGGTGCTCTGCATGATCTTCGTCGTCGGCACGTTCGGCGTGAACTTCCCGATCTTCACCTCGACGATGGCGCGGGTGGAATTCCACAAGGGTGCAGGCGAGTTCGGTCTGCTCAACTCCGTGATGGCGATCGGTTCGGTGCTCGGCGCGCTGCTGTCGGCACGACGGGACCGTCCACGGATGCGGCTGCTCGTGTTCGCCAGCGCCGGGTTCGGCCTGGCGTGCACGGCCGCTGCCTTCGCCCCGACGTACTGGACGTTCGCGATCGTCCTGGTGTTCGTCGGGCTCGCGTCACTGACCTTCATGACGACCGCCAACGCCCTCGTCCAGACCACCACGGCGCCCGCGATGCGTGGCCGGGTGATGGCGCTGTACATGGCGATCTTCGCGGGCGGCACCCCCATCGGCGCCCCGATCGTCGGCGCGGTCGCGGACGCGTGGGGCCCCAGGTGGGCGATCGGCGTCGGCGCCGCGTCCGGGTTCGTCGCGCTCGCCATCGCCCTGGTCTGGCTCGTCCGGTTCCAGCACTACCGCGTGCGCTACGACGCCGACAACCGCCTGCACATGGCCGTCACCCACTCGATCCCGGTGGTCGGGACGCGCGCATCGCGCGCCGAGATCCGGCAGGACCTCGAGCGCGACGAGGCGGTCGCCGACCGCTCCAGCGCCGTCTGA